Proteins encoded within one genomic window of Pseudobdellovibrionaceae bacterium:
- a CDS encoding purine-binding chemotaxis protein CheW, translating into MSYEESKSSAKARQVATSERYLAFQLGKEQYAIPLLQVKEVIEMTEPTPMPKSPPFFKGIINLRGQVISVLDLRAKLQLQKIENGPKTAIIILDLDPELSIGVIVDRINSVQAFHGEDMSAAPNTMGGQDRFVTAIAKRDNKMTLILDIRATLDIADQQFLAQSRVNAA; encoded by the coding sequence ATGAGTTACGAGGAAAGCAAATCGTCGGCGAAAGCCCGTCAAGTGGCGACGAGTGAACGATATCTGGCGTTTCAGCTCGGCAAAGAGCAGTACGCCATTCCGCTCTTGCAGGTGAAGGAGGTCATCGAAATGACCGAGCCGACGCCCATGCCGAAGTCGCCGCCTTTCTTCAAAGGCATCATCAACCTACGTGGTCAGGTGATTTCGGTACTGGACCTGCGCGCGAAACTCCAGCTGCAAAAGATCGAGAATGGTCCCAAAACGGCGATCATCATTTTGGACCTGGATCCGGAGCTCAGCATCGGGGTCATCGTGGATCGTATCAATAGCGTCCAAGCTTTTCATGGCGAGGATATGAGTGCGGCCCCCAACACAATGGGCGGGCAAGATCGTTTCGTGACGGCCATCGCGAAACGGGACAACAAGATGACCCTGATCTTGGACATCCGGGCGACCCTGGATATCGCCGATCAGCAATTTCTGGCCCAATCCCGCGTGAATGCGGCTTGA
- a CDS encoding NAD(P)-dependent alcohol dehydrogenase, with the protein MPTRSFAAFSSKEPLGPYRFERREPKPHDVVIDIKFSGICHSDIHTVKSEWGPTQYPIVPGHEIAGVVRAIGSQVTKHKVGDHVGVGCFVDSCRTCVNCKSDLDNYCLEGMTQTYGGMERDGSARTQGGYADVIVVDENYVLQIPKSLPLDKAAPLLCAGITLYSPLKHWHAGPGKKVAIMGLGGLGHMGVKIAAALGAEVTVLSHSDKKREDAKRMGAQHFVATKEPGALKNLARTFDLIINTVSAELNMSDYFELLKLDGTLVVVGLPENPLSIHPFPLVMMRRSYAGSVIGSIKETQEMLNFCGKHEIMPDIELIKPAQVNEAYERVLKSDVRYRFVMDMGAL; encoded by the coding sequence ATTCCCACTCGATCCTTTGCCGCCTTCTCTTCCAAAGAACCCCTCGGCCCGTACCGCTTTGAGCGCCGTGAACCGAAACCGCACGATGTCGTGATCGACATCAAGTTCAGCGGGATCTGTCACTCGGACATCCACACGGTGAAATCCGAATGGGGACCGACCCAATACCCCATCGTGCCCGGTCACGAAATCGCCGGCGTCGTGCGCGCCATCGGCTCGCAGGTAACGAAACACAAAGTCGGCGACCATGTGGGCGTGGGCTGTTTCGTCGATTCGTGCCGCACTTGCGTGAACTGCAAAAGTGATCTGGACAACTATTGCCTTGAGGGGATGACCCAAACTTACGGTGGCATGGAGCGCGACGGCAGTGCGCGCACGCAAGGCGGCTACGCGGATGTGATCGTGGTTGATGAAAACTACGTTTTGCAGATTCCGAAGTCTCTTCCGCTCGACAAGGCCGCACCCCTTCTGTGCGCGGGGATCACGCTCTACTCGCCGCTGAAGCACTGGCACGCGGGGCCGGGCAAAAAAGTGGCGATCATGGGTTTGGGCGGCCTCGGTCATATGGGAGTGAAGATCGCCGCGGCCTTAGGGGCCGAGGTGACGGTGCTGAGCCACTCGGATAAAAAGCGTGAAGATGCGAAACGTATGGGCGCGCAACATTTCGTAGCCACGAAGGAGCCGGGCGCGCTCAAGAATCTGGCGCGGACTTTCGATCTGATCATCAATACGGTTTCGGCCGAGCTCAACATGTCGGACTACTTCGAACTTCTGAAGCTTGACGGCACCCTCGTGGTGGTCGGACTTCCGGAAAACCCGCTGTCCATTCATCCTTTCCCGCTCGTGATGATGCGGCGGAGTTATGCGGGTTCGGTGATCGGCTCCATCAAAGAGACGCAAGAAATGCTGAACTTCTGCGGCAAGCACGAGATCATGCCGGACATCGAACTCATCAAGCCCGCGCAGGTCAATGAAGCCTACGAACGGGTTTTGAAGAGTGATGTCCGTTACCGATTCGTGATGGATATGGGCGCGCTCTAG
- a CDS encoding methyl-accepting chemotaxis protein — protein sequence MKKLSLNQKIWGVIGQLSLGFVVCTCLAVYSAHDAQKALHEITEVNVKRDQMTSEINSTHRTLLISLFEIMVRQDPPTIEANNKRFEKSWATLQKYFAEYKKIGSPEGVAIIQKYEAEYDKFIVLANKVRELASENKNDEALAVLATADEGRDMMRELMIEVNELTAKDLKAVADEAIADAQYSLALNAIVSAVSILMSLIISFFVLRAVSRSISSVVRGLSDSAHQVSSASAQIASASEELSQSATEQAASLEETAASVEQLNSMVAKNSENANSAASTADHSQKRATTGKDTVDKMASSMDAISVSNETIMKQINESNESMAGIVKVIEQIDKKTKVINEIVNKTELLSFNASVEAARAGEHGKGFAVVAEEVGNLARMSGAAAEEIGALLEQSITKVNQVVNDTKTNVEKLVTRSKGTINEGIQVARDCGDVFEEVLHDVNTVSGMATEISSASHEQSRGISEITKAMSQLDQMTQQNAATSEECASAAEELSAQADALKGAVSQLVLTIQGGNGKFAETQIPVAATKVSAAPAKKMPNNVIHLKAKARPSPSAPDFALKKASGDTPDYDSGGFSDV from the coding sequence TTGAAAAAGTTGAGTTTGAATCAGAAAATTTGGGGTGTAATCGGACAGCTGAGTCTGGGGTTCGTCGTCTGCACGTGCCTCGCGGTGTACAGCGCCCACGACGCCCAGAAGGCCTTGCACGAGATCACCGAAGTGAACGTGAAGCGTGACCAGATGACTTCCGAAATCAATTCGACCCACCGGACGCTGTTGATTTCGTTGTTTGAGATCATGGTTCGCCAGGATCCACCGACCATCGAGGCGAACAATAAACGTTTCGAAAAATCGTGGGCGACCCTGCAGAAATATTTCGCGGAGTATAAGAAGATCGGTTCGCCCGAAGGCGTCGCGATCATTCAGAAGTACGAAGCCGAGTACGACAAGTTCATCGTGCTCGCGAACAAGGTTCGCGAACTTGCTTCCGAGAACAAAAACGATGAGGCCCTCGCGGTCCTGGCGACCGCCGACGAGGGGCGGGACATGATGCGTGAGCTGATGATTGAGGTCAACGAATTGACCGCCAAAGATCTGAAGGCCGTGGCGGATGAAGCCATCGCCGATGCGCAGTACTCGCTGGCGTTGAATGCGATCGTATCCGCGGTTTCGATCCTGATGTCCTTGATCATCTCGTTCTTCGTGCTGCGCGCGGTTAGCCGCTCCATCTCGTCGGTCGTGCGTGGTCTTTCGGACAGCGCGCATCAAGTTTCTTCGGCGTCGGCGCAGATCGCATCGGCTTCGGAAGAGCTTTCCCAGTCGGCGACCGAACAGGCCGCATCCCTTGAAGAAACCGCGGCTTCGGTCGAGCAGCTGAATTCGATGGTCGCGAAGAATTCCGAGAATGCCAACTCCGCGGCTTCGACCGCGGACCATTCGCAAAAACGTGCGACGACCGGAAAAGACACCGTCGACAAGATGGCCAGTTCCATGGACGCGATCAGCGTTTCAAACGAAACCATCATGAAGCAGATCAACGAGAGTAACGAATCGATGGCCGGCATCGTGAAGGTCATCGAACAAATCGACAAAAAAACTAAGGTCATCAACGAAATCGTGAACAAGACGGAACTTCTGTCTTTCAACGCCTCGGTCGAGGCGGCCCGCGCCGGAGAACACGGCAAAGGTTTCGCGGTCGTGGCCGAGGAAGTCGGCAACCTGGCGCGGATGAGCGGCGCCGCCGCCGAAGAGATCGGCGCGCTTTTGGAGCAGTCGATCACGAAAGTGAATCAGGTCGTCAATGACACGAAGACCAACGTCGAAAAGCTGGTGACCCGCTCCAAGGGAACCATCAACGAAGGCATCCAAGTCGCGCGCGATTGCGGAGACGTCTTCGAAGAAGTTCTGCATGACGTGAACACCGTGTCGGGCATGGCGACCGAAATTTCTTCCGCTTCGCACGAGCAGTCGCGCGGAATCTCGGAAATCACCAAGGCCATGAGTCAATTGGATCAGATGACTCAGCAGAATGCGGCGACCTCGGAAGAGTGCGCCTCGGCGGCGGAAGAATTGTCCGCGCAAGCCGATGCCCTGAAGGGAGCCGTAAGCCAACTGGTGCTGACGATTCAAGGGGGCAACGGAAAGTTTGCGGAAACGCA
- a CDS encoding chemotaxis protein CheA → MDSFELEIKTDFLNEAKELLTNTEQCFLILEKSPDDFENLNQIFRLAHNLKGSSGAVGFAGLSDFTHKLENLLIAVKEHKVKLTPAVVDLLLRTNDYLVATIDTLLSDLDAGYENAALAGELQLAASGEYAGATEDVAVTAEVSTEESPAHDEEAPQKISRAAPAKNRDENIRVSLSRIEQLLNNVGELSILQAVMTEQSVTLGGNLPQLMRETLSSMTKIIKETQSLSMGLRMLPVKQTFQKMERLVRDTSKALGKKVEFHMSGEDTEVDKTVLEQLADPLVHIIRNAVDHGLESGEARTASGKLETGHIHLKAYHRAGQVIIEIRDDGKGLNGDVIVAKAKSKGLIPQDASPTPAQAHQLIFLPGFSTKENVTDVSGRGVGMDVVKTSVTALKGQVEIETELGKGTCFRICLPLTLAIIDSVIVMSDEHRFVIPLSQISEFYRPAATDVNFVMDREEIVSVRAETMGAHRLVELVNGKRPANVKPVSEYTALIVSDGSANKSAILVDKIVAQQQVVIKQLSSESRDKVGFMGSAILGDGKPALILDLFELLKHLGAPKASARKKIEPKLEAAS, encoded by the coding sequence GTGGACTCGTTCGAACTCGAAATCAAAACGGATTTTCTGAATGAAGCGAAAGAGCTTCTAACAAACACAGAGCAGTGTTTTCTGATTCTTGAGAAGTCGCCGGACGACTTCGAAAACTTGAATCAGATTTTTCGGCTCGCGCACAACTTGAAGGGCTCATCGGGTGCGGTGGGCTTTGCGGGGCTGAGCGATTTCACGCACAAGCTCGAGAACCTGCTGATCGCGGTCAAAGAGCACAAAGTGAAATTGACACCCGCCGTGGTGGACCTGCTGCTGCGTACGAACGACTATCTCGTCGCGACGATCGACACTCTGCTGAGTGATCTGGATGCGGGCTACGAGAACGCCGCCTTGGCCGGTGAGCTGCAATTGGCCGCGAGCGGCGAATATGCGGGCGCGACCGAGGACGTCGCGGTCACCGCGGAGGTTTCGACGGAAGAGTCACCTGCTCACGACGAAGAGGCTCCCCAAAAAATTTCACGGGCGGCGCCCGCGAAGAACCGCGATGAAAATATCCGCGTCAGCCTTTCGCGGATCGAACAACTATTGAATAACGTCGGCGAGCTTTCGATTTTGCAGGCGGTGATGACCGAGCAGAGCGTGACTCTCGGAGGAAACTTGCCGCAGCTGATGCGCGAGACGCTCAGCTCGATGACGAAGATCATCAAAGAAACGCAGAGTCTCTCGATGGGTTTGCGGATGCTTCCCGTGAAACAAACTTTCCAGAAAATGGAACGCTTGGTGCGGGATACGTCCAAGGCTCTCGGAAAAAAAGTCGAATTTCACATGAGCGGCGAGGACACCGAAGTCGACAAAACCGTTCTTGAGCAGTTGGCCGATCCGCTCGTCCACATTATCCGCAATGCCGTGGATCACGGTCTTGAATCCGGCGAAGCGCGCACGGCGTCCGGCAAACTCGAGACCGGTCATATTCACCTGAAGGCCTATCACCGCGCGGGGCAAGTGATCATCGAGATTCGTGACGATGGCAAAGGGCTGAACGGCGACGTCATCGTGGCCAAGGCGAAGTCGAAAGGCTTGATCCCGCAGGATGCCTCGCCCACGCCGGCGCAAGCGCATCAACTGATTTTTCTGCCCGGGTTTTCGACCAAAGAAAACGTCACGGACGTTTCCGGTCGGGGGGTGGGGATGGACGTCGTCAAGACGAGCGTCACCGCCCTGAAAGGACAAGTCGAGATCGAAACCGAGCTTGGCAAGGGCACCTGTTTCCGAATCTGCTTGCCGCTGACGCTCGCGATTATCGACAGCGTTATTGTCATGTCGGACGAACACCGATTCGTCATCCCGTTATCGCAGATCTCGGAGTTCTACCGTCCGGCGGCGACCGACGTGAACTTCGTCATGGACCGCGAAGAGATCGTCAGCGTGCGCGCCGAAACGATGGGCGCGCACCGATTGGTTGAGCTTGTGAACGGCAAACGCCCAGCGAACGTGAAGCCCGTTTCCGAATACACGGCGCTGATCGTGAGCGATGGGAGCGCGAACAAGTCCGCGATCCTGGTCGACAAGATCGTCGCGCAACAGCAGGTCGTCATCAAGCAACTCAGCTCGGAAAGCCGCGACAAGGTCGGCTTCATGGGCTCGGCGATTCTGGGTGACGGAAAGCCCGCTTTGATTCTGGACCTATTTGAACTGCTTAAACATTTGGGCGCGCCCAAGGCGTCCGCCCGCAAAAAGATCGAGCCGAAACTGGAGGCCGCATCATGA